The sequence CTGGGGTTGATGATTATATCGCTGAAGCGACTCCAGAAGATAAGATTGCGGTGATTCGCTCGGAACAATCCCAAGGTAAACTTGTAGCGATGACTGGGGATGGGACGAATGACGCCCCGGCCTTGGCGCAAGCAAATGTGGGTTTAGCCATGAACTCCGGGACGCAAGCTGCGAAGGAAGCTGCCAACATGGTAGATTTGGATTCTGACCCCACTAAGTTGATTGACTTGGTAACTATTGGTAAACAGTTATTAATTACCCGTGGGGCATTAACAACATTTTCTATCGCTAATGATATTGCGAAGTATTTTGCTATCATTCCCACTATCTTTGCCGCAGCGGGAATTGGAGCTTTGAATATTATGGCGCTGAAAAGTGCTCAATCGGCAATTGTTTCTGCATTAATTTACAACGCTTTAATTATTCCTGTCTTGATTCCTTTAGCACTCAAAGGTGTGAAGTTTTTGCCGTTGACTGCAGACCAACTACTACGGCGTAATATCTTTATCTACGGCTTGGGTGGGATTATTGCTCCCTTTATTGCCATCAAAATCATTGATGTGATCTTGCCTTTATCTTAATTTTGTGTAGTGAAAAATTTTATGAAACCGATTCGCATTACTACTTTAGCGCCAAAAGCTTTACCAATACTAGAAGCAATTGACGAAATCTGGTTGCAATGGCGTCGTCAAAAGCTACCTTTGTATCTGTTTTTGGCGATGTGTTTTAACCTTGTGGTTGCTCCTGTTGTCTATGGTGCTACTGCTCAACAACTTTCCCGTACTCAATCTTGGGCTTTGGGAATTTTAGGTCTAGTGATACTGGGGCTTTCTGTTTATTTGTTTTTTGTGATGTTTGTACCGGAGAAATTCTGATGAGTTTTGCAAGAGAAGCAAACCGAGCCATTCGTGCTACTTTGGTGCTCTGGGTAATCGCAGCTATTATTTATCCTTTTGTGATGATTGCTTTTGGGCAAATTTTACTGCCGTTTGCGGCGAATGGTAGTTTAATTAAAAATGCTCAAGGTCAAGTTGTGGGTTCGGCTTTGATTGGTCAGCCATTTACTTCAGACCGCTATTTTAACAGTCGTCCTAGCACTACCAGTTATAGTACTGCTGATCCGCAAAAAGATGAGGCGCGAGTTTTACAAACTGGGGTTTCTGGCGCTAGTAATTTGGCTCCCAGTAACATTGCTTTGCTGGAACGAATCAGAGGTAAAGATGACCCCGACCCCGCAAAACGAGTTGAAGGCGATTTGAATCGGCTAAAAACTGCAGGTGTGCAACCGACTGCCGATTTAGTTTATACTTCTGGTTCTAGCCTCGACCCTCACATCACACCCGAAGCCGCTAGAGCACAAATTGGTCGTGTAGCTAGGGCGCGGAATCTTCAACTCAATGATTTAGAAACTTTGATTACCCAAAATACCGATGGTCGTTTTCTGGGTATATTTGGTGAGCCTGGGGTAAATGTTTTGAAGCTAAATCTGGCTTTGGATCAAGCTACTTCCCTCAGATAGATGCAAAGAGCGATCGCTTTTTGATGAAACGAAGCGGTCGTATATTAAATTCAGGCGAGCCATCAGAGATAAGCTAACTGTAGAGACGAAGCAAAAGCAACGTCTCATGATTTAGATATGAATTGCTCCTAGCTAGTAATATTAGGTTGCACAAAGCGCTTAATTTCACCACAAGCAATGTAGGATTTGCCATCTGGTGCTGTTTTGATTTCATCGACTACATAAAGCATTCCTTCTTCCCGCACCGATCGCGGAAATCGCATATTCCAATCTGGTTCATATCCATCTGCAACTACCCTAGCCCGCAGTTTGCTACCATCTTTGACACACTGGACGAGAACACCATCGGCTATGGTGTCGGTTGTGGGTAAATCTGCGGCGCTGGCTGGGCCTTTGGCGGCTTTGCTGGTGCTGGTTGATGGCGATCGCCTGGGCGCAATAAAGATATCTGTTTCTCCTGGTTGAGCAAATCGATTGATTTTGCCCACTACACGGTAGAAAGTACCATCGTTGGAAATTTCTAACTTTTCAACGACATAACGTGCTCCCTCGGCACGAATAGCCCTGGGAAATTGGACATTTTTTGTTGTGTCGTGCGCTTGCGAAATGACCTTAACCCGTAGCTTACCTCCTTCCCGAACGCAACTCAATTCCACACCAGAACCGATTTCGTTGACAACCGACATTGCATATACTTCATCACCAGCAGTGACACCCCGTCCCGCTAAATCGCTGCGATTGCGTGTCATTGTCTGGTAAGTTTGATCTCGTAGCTCTTTGCGTCCAGCATTTCCCAGGGCTTTTTGGGCGATTCTGCTGGCGAAATACTCTAGCTGTTCGATTTCTTCGGCAATTTCAAAATTCTCATGCAATCCTCGTTCTCGCAACTGCTGTACTAGCGATCGCAGTGTTTGTTCCCCTTGTTCGTGCTTACCTTGTTCTGCTAAATCGAGAGCAGTTTCTTTGGCTTTGGCGATGGTCAAACGACTTAATTCTATGATGATCCGGCTGGTGGAGGCTAAAGCTGCTTCCTCAACAGTCCCGACTTTGGCGACGACATCCACTGTACCAGAGACACTGGCAATCACATCATTTTGCACGACATCAGCGGTGTAGTGTAGCTTCATGACAGGTAAATCGCCAATTTCTGCAGCAGCGATCGCTACACTCAACCCTAAAAGTTTGTCTTCACCTTCGTATAATTCTCCCAGAGCGATCGCTGTTTGACCAGCGTTGTTTTGGCTGACTTTTGCCAAACTTAAAGTATCAACAAGGCTCACACCATCAGCTAACTCAATTGTCACCTGGAGGTTTTGACCAACTACTGCTCTCAGAGAGTCTAGCTCAATACCAAATACTTCCGTTGCTTCGTCAATACTCTGAATAAAATAGAAGTTACCGTTAGCAGCCCTGGCCATACCAATCAACAAATCTTCGTTAAAACCTTGACCAAAACCTAAGGTAGTTGTAGTGATACCCGCCTCAGCTTTTTGTGCCGATGTTGCTGTCAATATTTTAGGGTCTTGAATGCCCATATTTGCATGACCATCAGTCAGCAATAGCACTCGGTTGATTTTTTGTGAATTAAGTTGCGCCTTCACATATTCACATCCCTTGAGCCATCCTCCCGACAAATTAGTGATACCACCCGCTCTCACCTTGCGGATAGAATTTTTCAGCGTCGCTTTGTCAGTTACAGGCTGGGGTGAGATTACTGTATCCACTTCATCGTCATAAACTACCACTGAAAGCACATCTGCAGGCTGGAGTTGCTCCACTACAGATTCTGCAGCTTTGAGGGCATGGTGTAAAGGCGCACCCGCCATTGAGCCTGATCTGTCAATTACAAGCGAAAGATTGAGCTGACGTCGGGGAGATTGGGCTATATCAGCACGAAATCGCAGCAAAATATTGGTTTTTAATGCATGACCTGCAGGGAGAATAGCTTGGTCAAAGTCGTAACTTGTTTTCATCATTTTTTATACCTCTGGGAATCGTCTGTCATCCCATTTCCCGTTAATCGCGGTAGTGTAGAGACGAAGCAAAAGCAGAGCCTCTACAACAAAAATATGTTGCACGTATCAAGAGAATTGGTATGAGGACGGCTAGTATTGCCACTAGTTTACTCAGTAGTAAATATTTTCTGTGTGAAAAAGATAATTCAATGTAACTTTTTATAACTTTGCATCAATTTTGATGTAATCCGGAAATTTTAGCTAATGCATCCTTGACGCTGGGCGGTAACTGACGCATAATCTTACCTCTCTCACGGTCTAATGCGACTAAAGTAACTTTAGCGGTGACATATAATTCTTGCCCACCCGGTGAGACAATGGCATAGTCCCAATTGATGCGGACACCTGTAACTTCTGCCATGCGGGTTTTAACTACTGCTGCCATGCCTAACTGAATGGAAAGGTGATAACGTATGGACAGTTCCACCACTGGTAAATCACAACCTAAAGCTACTAAGTCGGCGTAGTTGATGCCAATGGAGCGTAAGCATTCTACCCTTGCTTCTTCCATCCAAGCAATAAATGCACCATGCCAGACAACGCCTAAATAATCGGTGTGGTGTGGTTGTACTCTAATTGGATAGGCAAACCAATGATCAAATTCTCGATGGGATGGTCGAGCGATCGCACCGGTTGGTGGTAGTGTTGGTTGACTGGATTTATCTTGGGACATGTTCAAGTTTCTACACAGCTATGTATTTTCCACTTCTGGAATAGCATAAAAATTCGTTGCATTGTAGAATCTATTCATTTAGCATCTACCTACGCTACCCAAAATCGGGTGCGTTTTGTTATGCAAATCTTGCAGTATTTGATTACAGTCCATGTCGCTGTAGTTTTTTTCTTGGCTTTCGGGACGACGCACCCAATAGCGATCGCCCAGACTTTATCGCCGAGTTATAGCGAATCTAATTTGGGACAGTTAAATGCACAGGCAATAAGATTGTCTAGGCAAGGTAATTTTTCCGCAGCATTGCAGAGATTGCAAACAGCTTTAAGCATCAGTAGAGACATGGGAGCACGTCCGTGGGAAGCTGTAATTTTTAATAATATTGGCAGAGTGTACCAAAGTCAAGGTCAATATTCCCAAGCGCTGCAATCTTATCAACAAGCTTTATTGATTGATAAGGAGCTAGGAGATCCAGTCCGGTTAGGCAAAACTTACAGTAATTTAGGCTACTTGTTCGATGTCCAAAACCAAAGAGAGTTGGCAATTTTTTTCTACAAGCATTGTCTGATTAATCGTGAGCGTGCTCGGCTCAATCCAGGGGTGCTTTCTGCTCCCCAACCGGACGCTTATAGTATCACGGTTGCTCAAACCTATCGAATTTTGGCTGCTCGCTTGTTGAAACAGGGACGTATTCAAGAAGCGCAACGGACTATGGATTTACTCAAGGTGGAAGAATTACAGGAGTATCTTCCTGGTGTTCCGGGTAATCAACGAACTGCGAAGGGAATAGAAATTATCCCTACAGAAAAACCTGTCAAGCAAAAGTTGGAGCAAACTTTAAATGATGCTGTCGTCTTAGGGAAGGAATTAACCACTTTACGCAAAATTCCTCCCCAACAGCGATCGCGCCAACAAACACAACGAGTTGAGCAATTAGTCGCTAGTCAGCAGCAACTCTTAGGAGAATTTAACAATTTTATCGCTAGTCCCGCAGTTAAAGCACAGTTGGAGCAAATTAGCCAGACAGCTAGGCGACAAAATTTAGATTTGGAAAGCGTCAACGAAATTCGGGATAATTTGGCAAGATTACCCCAAAAATCCGCACTTCTTTATCCATTGATTTTGCAGGATAGCTTAGAGTTAGTTTTGGTCAGTCCAGATTCTGTACCCATTCATCGTACAGTTGCTGTTACCCGCACCCAGCTTCACCAAACTATTTCATCTTTCCGTCAAGCCTTAGCTAATCCCAACCGGGATGTCAAAACACCAGCGCGCCAGTTATATGAATGGCTGATCAAACCTATAGAAAATGATTTGCAGCTTTCTGGGACACAAACTCTCATTTATGCACCAGATGACCAATTGCGTTATGTTCCCTTGAGTGCTGTGTATGATGGCAAGCAGTGGTTAGTGCAGCGCTTCAGTGTTAACCATATCACTACTGCCAGTTTGACTAACTTGAACACTCCTAGGAAATCGAATTTGCGGGTTTTAGTGGGTGCTTTTACTGAAGGTAATTATCAAGTGCGTGTGGGTAATCGCCAAGTGGCTTTTTCTGGTTTGCAATTCGCAGCGCGGGAGGTGGAAAATGTAGCAGCGATCGTTCCCGAAACTAAAAAGCTGTTGAATAATGCTTTCAGCCCCAAGGTGACAGTACCGCAAATGGATGATTATACAATTGTCCATTTAGCTACACACGCGGCTTTTGTGGTGGGTAAACCGGAAGATTCGTTTATTTTATTTGGGAATGGCGATCGCATTCACCTCAAAGATGTCGCTACTTGGTCGTTACCCCGTGTCGATTTGGTGGTTTTGAGTGCTTGCGAAACAGGACTGGGAGGACGGTTAGGAAACGGTGAAGAAATATTAGGTTTTGGCTATCAGATACAAAAAACAGGCGCTAGAGCAGCGATCGCTTCTTTGTGGGCTGTTGATGATGGCGGTACTCAATCTTTGATGAGTGCTTTTTATAGCTTGTTAACCCCAGGTAAATTGACAAAATCTGAAGCTTTAAGACAAGCACAAATTGCCTTAATTACTGGTAAATTACAAATAAAAAGTAACAATAATATGACGGTAACAGTTAACAGCAGCTTTCATCATCCTTATTATTGGGCACCCTTTATTTTGATCGGCAATGGGTTGTAATGACGACAGAACAAGCAATAATGTTCAGATTATTGGGGACTTGAGATTTGGGATCGGATATTTCCAGATATCCTCATTTGCTATCGCTGGTAATCTCTCAAAGACATCCTATTTGTCGCCATCGTTTTTCC is a genomic window of Fortiea contorta PCC 7126 containing:
- a CDS encoding potassium-transporting ATPase subunit F, encoding MKPIRITTLAPKALPILEAIDEIWLQWRRQKLPLYLFLAMCFNLVVAPVVYGATAQQLSRTQSWALGILGLVILGLSVYLFFVMFVPEKF
- the kdpC gene encoding K(+)-transporting ATPase subunit C, translated to MSFAREANRAIRATLVLWVIAAIIYPFVMIAFGQILLPFAANGSLIKNAQGQVVGSALIGQPFTSDRYFNSRPSTTSYSTADPQKDEARVLQTGVSGASNLAPSNIALLERIRGKDDPDPAKRVEGDLNRLKTAGVQPTADLVYTSGSSLDPHITPEAARAQIGRVARARNLQLNDLETLITQNTDGRFLGIFGEPGVNVLKLNLALDQATSLR
- a CDS encoding vWA domain-containing protein, whose protein sequence is MMKTSYDFDQAILPAGHALKTNILLRFRADIAQSPRRQLNLSLVIDRSGSMAGAPLHHALKAAESVVEQLQPADVLSVVVYDDEVDTVISPQPVTDKATLKNSIRKVRAGGITNLSGGWLKGCEYVKAQLNSQKINRVLLLTDGHANMGIQDPKILTATSAQKAEAGITTTTLGFGQGFNEDLLIGMARAANGNFYFIQSIDEATEVFGIELDSLRAVVGQNLQVTIELADGVSLVDTLSLAKVSQNNAGQTAIALGELYEGEDKLLGLSVAIAAAEIGDLPVMKLHYTADVVQNDVIASVSGTVDVVAKVGTVEEAALASTSRIIIELSRLTIAKAKETALDLAEQGKHEQGEQTLRSLVQQLRERGLHENFEIAEEIEQLEYFASRIAQKALGNAGRKELRDQTYQTMTRNRSDLAGRGVTAGDEVYAMSVVNEIGSGVELSCVREGGKLRVKVISQAHDTTKNVQFPRAIRAEGARYVVEKLEISNDGTFYRVVGKINRFAQPGETDIFIAPRRSPSTSTSKAAKGPASAADLPTTDTIADGVLVQCVKDGSKLRARVVADGYEPDWNMRFPRSVREEGMLYVVDEIKTAPDGKSYIACGEIKRFVQPNITS
- a CDS encoding acyl-CoA thioesterase — protein: MSQDKSSQPTLPPTGAIARPSHREFDHWFAYPIRVQPHHTDYLGVVWHGAFIAWMEEARVECLRSIGINYADLVALGCDLPVVELSIRYHLSIQLGMAAVVKTRMAEVTGVRINWDYAIVSPGGQELYVTAKVTLVALDRERGKIMRQLPPSVKDALAKISGLHQN
- a CDS encoding CHAT domain-containing protein, which encodes MQILQYLITVHVAVVFFLAFGTTHPIAIAQTLSPSYSESNLGQLNAQAIRLSRQGNFSAALQRLQTALSISRDMGARPWEAVIFNNIGRVYQSQGQYSQALQSYQQALLIDKELGDPVRLGKTYSNLGYLFDVQNQRELAIFFYKHCLINRERARLNPGVLSAPQPDAYSITVAQTYRILAARLLKQGRIQEAQRTMDLLKVEELQEYLPGVPGNQRTAKGIEIIPTEKPVKQKLEQTLNDAVVLGKELTTLRKIPPQQRSRQQTQRVEQLVASQQQLLGEFNNFIASPAVKAQLEQISQTARRQNLDLESVNEIRDNLARLPQKSALLYPLILQDSLELVLVSPDSVPIHRTVAVTRTQLHQTISSFRQALANPNRDVKTPARQLYEWLIKPIENDLQLSGTQTLIYAPDDQLRYVPLSAVYDGKQWLVQRFSVNHITTASLTNLNTPRKSNLRVLVGAFTEGNYQVRVGNRQVAFSGLQFAAREVENVAAIVPETKKLLNNAFSPKVTVPQMDDYTIVHLATHAAFVVGKPEDSFILFGNGDRIHLKDVATWSLPRVDLVVLSACETGLGGRLGNGEEILGFGYQIQKTGARAAIASLWAVDDGGTQSLMSAFYSLLTPGKLTKSEALRQAQIALITGKLQIKSNNNMTVTVNSSFHHPYYWAPFILIGNGL